In the genome of Mucisphaera calidilacus, one region contains:
- a CDS encoding S8 family serine peptidase, with protein sequence MSAASRAYKRLRSLYQMTLRRMQSAPRGGVEAARPVLLDRLEERVLLSGTASLSGLVYSDLDGDGSRDADESAVAQSLVYLDLDRSGSLEWSDQNGNFRWDEGEGDRWTIGDAQGRYHFDDLAADVYAVRLFKPDNLVLTEPAVDEVLISDSFEDGVIDSSIWVGNGNQPTIYTLGEPGPTGETVLRFPATSQVLETLPMDLSAASSLRVTYWWMQGGLEDDPEFGDDIWLEYLDADGEFVQLYRHYGYTSETDDLRQNIVEIDGDLLHDGFVLRFHNRAVSYGVVETDDWFIDDIRVSIPGEQSSLVTLEEGGSAEGVNLGISRRIAPGSPYLLPSGDTGRASDDGITMNNNGTQAERMAFQLDHVAKGETVHLVADNGVDPELILATPVVTTDGTFSFWTDGRTALPDGTYSIRARVLSSFGTWESVESVHPLVVDSEAPRVTVDEVSADTASFRLSGTVSEAGTLVEVALADRTYTPTVAPDLTWEIAAYIFLENGRYDVMATATDRAGNVGSDTTTDELEIVDPSGSISGTVWKDLNDNGVVDEGESGLEGVRVYLNEDDDLTLDWTDQNANGLWDSGEGERWITTDAEGFYRFDRLVIGPHQVLIDAPAGFVQSNPIPHADWSSTYQSASSTVGKIVDVGPLDSIFFMAGSGSIGQYNYETGDYFASVLVGGAVTLHDFDADQAGSLLWITMPSSSTDGSLLRSYELGSGAMQEFALPVEAGEVSEIAVGSDGMVYFAGKPAQSSAVGGFYRFDPATSFATRLFDLSSGADLTRSPEGGVVLIADHHTDSTSLHRFDVGTGQVTGSTSVWSLGSGTVRYEVGPEGELFTTRQNQVTRVYDAGLNEIQVFSSTPLSFIDPARPVLYRGSGSSRLQVLDTVSWQTHMSQWLPASVNDIPYAAITGDGSKLFYSRGSLVYIMENGTGEVRPLSLSLGESLTDHDFALAHVLLREPIDLGWSSDTGSSQQDNITRYNNADDDHRLQFIVDHLQVVGAVQLVASDGVNEDILLDTTIEPAENNGTITTTGDVVLPDGTYDLRLSVLRDAETWFSGMVAATVTIDATPLVVTIDAVETDRLDTVITGTVDGDAHWVSVSFNGRTYQATVTGDGTWSAEISVEGYTPGVYDIEAEAVDVAGNTSTDTTTGELTILNGTNTLTGSVWHDLDGSKDEVDGEPRMANVRVYLDSNRNDVLDWLDGDDDGLWDAGEGERWVLTGADGSYSFDQLPEGRYEVKATTPVGYTATLTPDTDWGAEHVFSDRLPEKILFAPDGVTLYTIQSNNEIRRFDMATMTQLSSYVLPAASIDSFDLSPDGTFLIASTQNGAANHQGILWMVSTQTHVVIGEYTFDLGGFETGVSDVHIDSDGHVYVAPYTAIGLGFGTGPWLLRKLDLQTGAFEVIGNSDVANVTFGQTHDPAQILMQGAINNRSDLALYDTVTDRFVLTSPNGLSNISQVSISPDGQTLAYRVGSAIRLVDRSFNVLTTINTQYVGVFDPNLPYYYTQGSGNESLHVLDASTGATVDSYRAPYSFSYSPTSMTISADGTRIAYSAQSSYNIYYIYALNNGKAFEGVVVEGGGTTAGPDFGFQRTVKPAAPDLRGETDTGTSTTDNLTRRNNGSADETLMFALNGLNAADEVTLLIFPDEGVPYAIGSGVALGAGAFISTDGQTVLEDGTHPIGVQITDRYNTFTYSSPTTHVLSVTIDTIAPVVDVDPLVTDQIRPALSGTLDDTFASVEITLGELSVGAGKPTSTTWQVGAGVFGPLAVGLHDVVARATDRAGNVGIDTTVRELEVITPTAELAGTVWHDLNNDGVFDADEPTLTGVRVYLDDNNNSALDWFDYDLDGSWDANEGERWQLTDDEGNYRFAGLISGGYTVRQQVMDPYVLTAPFGDTVLFEETFETTSFDPSRWAVVSHATIDDVGIDEPSEPYALRLNGDPSYSDYVDTVPIDLSGLANVSLEFAWQQTGGGHEPGYNDNLVVSYLNRYNGRYTLRTLSGSTTGAGTPFGVSQSYLPSSACHDDFSLRFYASDTQRPAGDWFVDDVRLLVPGDGGHRVELDVGERLEDLDFGNFAESVAEGTVWMDLNKNGVRQASDPLLENIRVYLDLDGNGVFDDTEPSVLTDDSGQYRFDEIITGAYSLRVDLPSEYLTVISPEAGVYTFTVYSDEYVGGLDFGLQRTSPFGVVSSDPALGEFTGPDTDYYFVTFNGEVNSSTVQASDFLVDGQHPAGVYVSAPDTVRITLPGTLSSGLHNVILPENRIEDVWGVPNTIFTGFFAVDATGPRIISSSIVEGQELPVGDVTLMLAFDESMGASSVENLDAYALRDSGDNLFVPDHAVYYEATKTAVVRWRGLEEEFYRLAIADSLTDVVGNRLDGEAAWPLPVEGTGDGVPGGAFTVRFTTDVQTSQKVEDWRLLEPVGSHAARAEQRALLGRTGDVDRYTLDVASGNVFSVLARTEDVVRYSLRIVDPSGDVLRLHAGEVAGSALATPVRATETGTYTIELESIWSAGRVDLEILLNGVFEAEEHDDSTNHTADDAQDLSTVFTPLPGTDVQQVKVLGAGEDHVDGHDVSRTQRISGTAYYPNNLYFTFDDLPQTVGDGVLTFVGWGDFDQSNEYAIVTVDNVIFSALVFDLPGYHSNPVTDTISVTQDDLDALLADGSVTLSAGFSTSVSNYGGSYLEVTLSYPSIPPTADWYRVSLEDGESLNLLLESDQVQSGAAIRVYDTDMVEQQATLTAGGKRIELKGFADTTTDGGADDYFVEVTGVVGAYELLVTRNAAIALNGSVSVSADHAEAGVRYVGGVMGPEPEETTKSPVTPPTGASGDEPLLVGFDNLALGQLDAEVYLSSLGLSVLDVYPMVGSALVQAPRVSLLGEADGVSWVDDPAIRYVEPDGALRLHQTLASDPYFGSLWGLHNTGQSFGTHDADIDAPEAWSVFTGTSDVVVAIIDSGIDYNHPDLADNMWRNPGEIPGNGIDDDNNGYVDDVYGIDAANNDSDPMDDNSHGTHVAGTIGAVGNNGIGITGVNWDVEMMALKFLDRYGDGNNSDVIELIDYMVDMKLNHGINIVASNNSWGGSLYSSALMDAIEASNDAGILFVASSGNDRVNTDISGRYPHGYNLPGILAVGSTDRNDRLSSFSNYGVQTVDIAAPGTDIYSTVPGGSYGYKSGTSMASPHVTGAAAMLMAANPNASIFEIKQLLMDTADSVSELTGKIANAGRLNLNTAIQTIGLHTEELDTYTLYMDPGDTIRVSTLTPGDEVGPLVNHLDPMIEIRDAANELLAFDDNSAADGRNAELVYRAEGAGTMTVVVKAAEGTEGIYLLDLSVERAAEVVNTELFYNNSSFDQNDPELNEADLEAIAEDKYPLKPGSEARFTNYTSYDRGINGLMIDISNLKSLPTLSDFVFMTGRSQDASEWTEAPLPTAMLVSEGIGRYDSDRISFSWEDGAITNTWLRVRALSDDNGGSLGLGEDAVFYYGNVIGESGNRADTVVDIFDMLAPLRRIESGGRGSTPNTMPVEVTHPFDYNRDQVLDEKDMAIARGHGSTIANALPLMRAPDSIGSTISAAPPVKLNTRYYYRSFVYPLAQRPDTGGVAVPRYTLLVTRDGIRMVSEDPAAKKGDPGRVSATPSLPQAQRVAYQQQPMSALRQQQLVQQ encoded by the coding sequence ATGTCTGCAGCTTCGCGTGCTTACAAGCGTCTTCGTTCGCTTTATCAGATGACGCTTCGTCGGATGCAGTCGGCTCCGCGTGGTGGGGTTGAGGCTGCTCGGCCGGTTCTCCTGGACCGTCTGGAGGAGCGCGTGCTGCTGAGCGGGACGGCTTCGCTGAGCGGACTGGTTTATTCGGATCTCGATGGCGACGGCAGTCGGGATGCGGATGAGTCGGCCGTGGCTCAGTCGCTGGTGTACCTCGACCTGGACCGGAGTGGGTCGCTGGAGTGGAGCGATCAGAACGGGAACTTCCGCTGGGATGAGGGGGAGGGTGACCGCTGGACGATTGGCGATGCGCAGGGGCGTTATCACTTTGATGATCTAGCCGCTGACGTGTATGCGGTACGACTGTTCAAGCCCGACAACCTTGTGCTGACCGAGCCTGCGGTGGACGAGGTGCTGATCAGCGACTCGTTCGAGGATGGCGTGATCGACAGTAGTATCTGGGTGGGCAACGGGAACCAGCCGACGATCTACACGCTCGGTGAACCGGGCCCGACGGGCGAGACCGTGCTGCGTTTCCCGGCGACCTCGCAGGTGCTCGAGACTCTGCCGATGGACCTGAGCGCGGCGTCGTCGCTTCGGGTTACCTACTGGTGGATGCAGGGCGGCCTGGAGGATGATCCGGAATTCGGTGATGACATCTGGCTTGAGTACCTCGACGCGGACGGCGAGTTCGTGCAGTTGTACCGCCATTACGGCTACACGTCAGAGACCGATGACTTGCGGCAGAACATCGTCGAGATCGATGGCGACCTGCTGCACGACGGTTTCGTGCTGCGGTTCCATAATCGCGCCGTGTCTTATGGGGTCGTCGAGACCGATGACTGGTTCATTGACGATATTCGCGTCTCGATTCCGGGTGAGCAGTCGAGTCTTGTGACACTTGAGGAGGGTGGATCGGCAGAGGGGGTGAATCTCGGGATTTCACGTCGGATTGCGCCCGGTTCGCCGTATCTGCTGCCTTCGGGTGATACGGGCCGTGCGTCTGATGACGGCATCACGATGAACAACAACGGCACGCAGGCGGAGCGGATGGCTTTCCAACTCGATCACGTGGCGAAGGGCGAGACGGTACATCTGGTTGCGGACAACGGTGTTGACCCCGAGTTGATCCTTGCGACGCCTGTCGTGACCACAGACGGGACGTTCTCGTTCTGGACCGACGGGCGTACCGCGTTGCCCGACGGGACGTATTCGATCCGGGCACGGGTGCTCTCGTCGTTCGGGACGTGGGAATCGGTGGAGAGCGTTCATCCGCTGGTGGTGGACAGCGAAGCGCCCCGAGTGACGGTGGACGAAGTGTCGGCTGACACGGCGTCCTTCAGGTTGTCGGGCACGGTGAGTGAGGCGGGCACGCTGGTCGAGGTGGCGCTCGCTGACAGGACGTACACGCCGACTGTTGCCCCTGATCTGACCTGGGAGATCGCGGCCTACATATTCCTGGAGAACGGTCGTTATGACGTGATGGCGACTGCGACCGATCGTGCGGGCAATGTCGGCAGCGACACGACGACGGATGAGTTGGAGATTGTCGATCCGTCCGGTTCGATCTCGGGGACGGTCTGGAAGGATCTTAACGACAATGGTGTTGTGGATGAGGGCGAGTCGGGGTTGGAGGGTGTTCGGGTCTACCTGAACGAGGATGACGACCTGACGCTTGACTGGACCGATCAGAACGCGAATGGTCTTTGGGACTCGGGGGAGGGGGAGCGATGGATCACGACGGATGCTGAGGGTTTCTATCGGTTTGACAGGTTGGTCATTGGACCCCATCAGGTATTGATAGATGCGCCTGCGGGTTTTGTTCAGAGCAATCCGATCCCGCATGCCGACTGGTCGTCGACCTATCAGTCGGCCAGCAGCACGGTGGGCAAGATTGTTGACGTAGGGCCGCTGGACTCCATTTTCTTCATGGCGGGCAGCGGTAGCATCGGCCAATACAACTACGAAACCGGCGATTATTTCGCTTCGGTACTTGTCGGCGGCGCGGTGACGCTACACGACTTCGACGCGGATCAAGCCGGCTCACTGCTCTGGATCACAATGCCTTCGTCGAGCACCGACGGGTCTTTGCTCCGGTCGTATGAGTTAGGTAGCGGCGCGATGCAGGAGTTTGCTCTGCCTGTGGAGGCGGGTGAGGTCAGCGAGATCGCTGTGGGCTCGGACGGGATGGTTTACTTCGCCGGGAAGCCGGCTCAGTCGTCGGCCGTGGGAGGTTTCTACCGTTTTGATCCGGCCACGAGCTTTGCGACGCGGCTTTTTGATTTATCGTCCGGCGCTGATCTGACGCGGAGCCCGGAGGGTGGCGTGGTGCTGATCGCGGACCACCACACCGACTCAACGTCGCTGCATCGGTTTGATGTGGGGACGGGGCAGGTGACGGGCAGCACCAGCGTGTGGTCGCTGGGATCGGGCACGGTGCGGTATGAGGTAGGTCCGGAAGGCGAACTGTTCACGACGCGCCAGAATCAGGTCACGCGTGTTTACGACGCGGGGCTCAACGAGATCCAGGTTTTCTCGAGTACGCCGCTGAGCTTCATCGATCCGGCCCGGCCGGTTCTGTATCGGGGCTCGGGCAGTTCGCGCCTGCAGGTACTGGATACGGTCAGCTGGCAAACGCACATGAGTCAATGGCTGCCTGCGTCGGTCAATGACATCCCCTATGCGGCGATCACTGGTGACGGGTCGAAGCTCTTCTACAGTCGCGGCAGCCTTGTTTACATTATGGAGAACGGCACGGGCGAGGTGCGGCCGCTGAGTCTGTCTTTGGGAGAATCACTGACCGACCACGACTTCGCGTTGGCTCATGTCCTGCTGCGTGAGCCCATTGATCTAGGGTGGAGTTCGGACACGGGGTCGTCGCAGCAGGACAACATCACGCGCTACAACAACGCCGACGATGATCACCGGCTTCAGTTCATCGTGGATCATCTTCAGGTCGTCGGTGCGGTTCAACTCGTGGCATCGGATGGTGTGAACGAAGACATTCTGCTCGATACCACGATTGAACCTGCTGAGAACAACGGCACGATCACCACCACGGGGGACGTCGTTCTGCCTGATGGCACGTACGACTTGCGTCTGAGCGTCCTTCGTGATGCGGAGACCTGGTTCAGTGGCATGGTGGCGGCGACGGTGACCATCGACGCGACGCCGTTGGTGGTGACGATCGACGCGGTCGAGACCGACAGACTGGATACGGTCATCACGGGCACGGTTGACGGGGATGCGCACTGGGTGTCGGTTTCCTTTAACGGCAGGACGTATCAGGCGACCGTTACTGGTGACGGGACCTGGTCGGCGGAGATTTCGGTGGAGGGGTATACGCCGGGTGTTTATGACATCGAGGCGGAGGCTGTCGACGTTGCGGGCAACACGAGTACGGACACCACGACCGGGGAGTTGACGATACTTAACGGGACCAACACGCTGACCGGTTCGGTGTGGCATGATCTCGACGGCAGCAAGGATGAGGTGGACGGCGAGCCGCGGATGGCGAACGTGCGTGTCTACCTCGACAGCAACAGGAACGATGTGCTCGACTGGCTCGATGGCGACGACGACGGGTTGTGGGACGCGGGCGAGGGGGAGCGTTGGGTTCTGACGGGTGCGGATGGCAGCTACAGCTTTGATCAGTTGCCGGAGGGGCGTTACGAGGTCAAGGCCACGACGCCTGTCGGCTATACGGCGACGCTGACGCCGGACACGGACTGGGGCGCAGAACACGTGTTCTCGGATCGCTTGCCAGAGAAGATACTGTTCGCACCGGACGGCGTGACGCTTTACACGATCCAGAGCAACAACGAGATTCGCCGATTCGACATGGCGACCATGACTCAGTTGAGTTCTTATGTGCTGCCGGCCGCATCGATCGATAGTTTCGATCTTTCGCCGGATGGGACGTTCCTGATCGCGAGCACACAGAACGGAGCGGCCAATCATCAGGGCATCCTGTGGATGGTTAGCACGCAGACGCATGTGGTGATAGGTGAGTACACCTTCGATCTGGGCGGCTTCGAGACGGGGGTCTCGGACGTCCACATCGATAGCGATGGGCATGTCTACGTCGCGCCGTATACTGCGATTGGTCTTGGGTTCGGGACCGGACCATGGCTGCTGCGCAAGCTGGACTTGCAGACCGGGGCGTTTGAAGTCATCGGCAACTCAGATGTTGCGAATGTGACATTTGGTCAGACCCACGATCCCGCGCAGATCCTGATGCAGGGCGCAATCAACAACAGGTCTGACCTTGCACTCTACGACACGGTTACTGACCGCTTCGTGCTTACATCACCCAACGGCCTGTCGAACATCTCACAGGTTTCGATCTCGCCTGACGGGCAGACGCTTGCTTATCGCGTCGGCTCAGCGATCAGGCTGGTCGATCGGTCGTTCAACGTGCTTACCACAATCAACACGCAGTATGTGGGGGTCTTCGACCCGAACCTGCCTTACTATTACACGCAAGGTTCGGGCAACGAATCTCTTCATGTGCTTGATGCTTCGACCGGCGCGACGGTCGACAGCTACCGCGCGCCTTACTCCTTCTCTTACTCACCCACCTCTATGACCATCTCCGCCGACGGCACGCGGATCGCCTACAGTGCCCAGTCTAGTTATAATATCTACTACATTTATGCCCTCAACAATGGCAAGGCGTTTGAGGGTGTGGTTGTCGAGGGTGGGGGGACGACCGCGGGGCCGGATTTCGGTTTTCAACGAACTGTGAAACCTGCCGCCCCCGATCTGCGTGGTGAGACGGATACGGGTACCTCGACGACGGACAACCTGACGCGTCGGAACAACGGCTCGGCAGATGAGACGCTCATGTTTGCCCTGAATGGGCTGAATGCTGCCGACGAGGTTACGCTGTTGATCTTCCCGGATGAGGGCGTGCCATATGCCATCGGGTCGGGTGTCGCGTTGGGGGCGGGTGCATTTATCAGCACAGACGGGCAGACGGTGCTGGAGGACGGCACGCACCCGATCGGCGTGCAGATTACTGACCGCTACAACACCTTCACTTATTCTTCTCCGACGACACATGTGCTGTCGGTGACGATCGACACGATTGCGCCGGTGGTTGATGTTGATCCGCTGGTGACCGATCAGATTCGGCCCGCGTTGTCGGGCACGTTGGATGATACGTTTGCCAGTGTCGAGATTACCCTCGGTGAACTATCGGTGGGTGCGGGCAAACCGACGTCAACCACCTGGCAGGTCGGCGCGGGCGTGTTTGGCCCGCTGGCTGTTGGGTTGCATGACGTTGTGGCGCGTGCGACCGACCGTGCGGGGAACGTGGGCATCGACACGACCGTCCGTGAATTGGAAGTCATCACGCCTACGGCGGAACTGGCCGGCACGGTCTGGCACGATCTGAACAACGACGGGGTGTTCGACGCGGACGAGCCGACGCTGACCGGCGTGCGCGTCTATCTGGACGACAACAACAACAGTGCGCTCGACTGGTTCGACTACGACCTGGACGGTTCGTGGGACGCGAACGAGGGCGAACGCTGGCAGCTCACGGATGACGAGGGCAACTATCGGTTCGCGGGGCTAATCTCGGGCGGGTACACGGTTCGTCAGCAGGTGATGGATCCGTATGTTCTGACCGCGCCGTTCGGGGACACCGTGCTTTTCGAGGAGACGTTTGAGACCACGAGTTTTGATCCGTCGCGGTGGGCTGTGGTTTCCCACGCGACCATTGATGACGTGGGCATCGATGAGCCATCCGAGCCTTACGCGCTGCGTCTCAATGGCGATCCGAGTTACTCGGACTATGTCGACACCGTGCCAATCGATCTCAGTGGGTTGGCGAACGTCTCTCTGGAGTTTGCCTGGCAGCAGACGGGCGGCGGTCATGAACCGGGCTACAACGACAATCTGGTCGTTTCTTATCTCAACAGGTACAACGGCCGCTATACGCTCAGGACACTTTCTGGCAGCACTACCGGGGCGGGCACGCCCTTTGGCGTCAGCCAGTCGTACCTGCCCTCGTCGGCGTGTCACGATGACTTCTCGCTGCGTTTTTATGCCTCGGACACGCAAAGGCCAGCGGGTGACTGGTTTGTCGACGACGTCCGGCTGCTCGTGCCCGGAGATGGCGGGCATCGTGTCGAGCTCGACGTGGGCGAGCGTCTTGAAGACCTTGACTTCGGCAACTTCGCGGAGAGTGTCGCGGAGGGCACGGTCTGGATGGATCTCAACAAGAACGGCGTGCGTCAGGCCAGCGACCCGTTGCTGGAGAACATCCGTGTCTATCTCGATCTGGATGGCAACGGTGTCTTTGATGACACGGAGCCGTCCGTGTTGACCGATGATTCAGGCCAGTACCGCTTTGACGAGATCATTACGGGTGCGTACAGCCTGCGTGTTGACCTGCCTTCAGAGTACCTGACGGTGATCAGCCCTGAGGCAGGGGTCTACACGTTCACGGTTTATTCGGATGAGTATGTCGGCGGGCTGGATTTCGGTCTGCAGCGGACTAGCCCGTTTGGTGTGGTCAGCAGTGACCCGGCGCTCGGCGAGTTCACAGGCCCCGACACGGATTACTACTTCGTGACGTTCAACGGCGAGGTTAACTCGAGTACGGTGCAGGCCTCGGACTTCCTGGTCGATGGCCAGCATCCGGCGGGTGTCTACGTTAGTGCGCCCGACACGGTACGTATCACGCTGCCGGGCACGCTGAGCAGCGGGCTGCACAACGTCATCCTCCCCGAGAACAGGATCGAGGATGTCTGGGGTGTGCCGAACACGATCTTCACGGGGTTCTTCGCGGTGGACGCGACCGGTCCACGGATCATCAGTTCTTCGATCGTGGAGGGTCAGGAACTGCCCGTGGGTGATGTCACGCTGATGCTTGCCTTCGACGAGTCGATGGGTGCGTCGAGTGTGGAGAACCTCGACGCCTACGCGTTGCGGGACAGCGGGGACAACCTGTTCGTGCCGGATCATGCTGTGTATTACGAGGCGACCAAGACGGCGGTCGTGCGCTGGCGGGGTCTTGAAGAGGAGTTCTACAGGCTGGCGATCGCGGACAGCCTGACCGATGTCGTCGGCAATCGCCTGGACGGCGAGGCGGCCTGGCCCCTGCCCGTTGAGGGCACGGGCGACGGTGTGCCGGGCGGCGCGTTTACGGTTCGCTTCACGACCGATGTGCAGACCAGCCAGAAGGTCGAGGACTGGCGGCTTCTCGAGCCGGTGGGCTCACACGCGGCGCGCGCCGAGCAGCGTGCACTGCTTGGCCGTACAGGTGATGTCGACCGCTACACGCTGGACGTGGCGTCGGGCAATGTATTCTCGGTGCTCGCGCGTACCGAGGATGTGGTGCGTTACTCTCTGAGGATTGTTGACCCCTCAGGGGACGTGCTGCGGCTTCATGCGGGTGAGGTGGCGGGTTCTGCGCTTGCGACGCCGGTGCGTGCCACGGAGACGGGCACGTACACGATCGAACTGGAATCGATCTGGAGTGCGGGCCGCGTCGATCTTGAGATCTTGCTGAACGGCGTGTTCGAGGCTGAGGAGCATGACGATTCGACGAACCACACCGCCGACGATGCACAGGACCTGAGTACGGTTTTCACCCCCCTGCCGGGGACAGACGTTCAGCAGGTCAAGGTGCTTGGAGCGGGCGAGGATCACGTCGACGGCCACGACGTGTCTCGGACGCAGCGCATCTCGGGAACCGCGTATTATCCGAACAACCTGTACTTCACCTTCGATGATCTGCCTCAGACCGTGGGCGATGGTGTGTTGACGTTTGTTGGCTGGGGTGACTTCGATCAGAGTAATGAGTACGCCATAGTTACGGTCGACAACGTCATCTTCTCTGCTCTGGTCTTCGATCTTCCGGGTTATCACTCCAACCCTGTGACGGACACGATCAGTGTGACGCAGGATGATCTGGATGCGCTGCTGGCGGACGGGTCTGTGACGCTTTCGGCTGGCTTCAGCACCAGTGTTTCCAACTACGGCGGCAGCTACCTTGAGGTAACGCTGTCGTATCCTTCGATCCCGCCGACGGCGGACTGGTACCGGGTATCGCTGGAGGATGGAGAGTCGCTCAACCTGCTCCTGGAGAGTGATCAGGTCCAGTCGGGTGCGGCCATCCGGGTCTATGACACTGACATGGTCGAACAGCAGGCGACGTTGACGGCGGGTGGCAAGCGTATCGAGCTTAAGGGCTTCGCGGATACGACCACAGACGGCGGAGCCGATGACTACTTCGTCGAGGTGACGGGTGTGGTCGGGGCATACGAGTTGCTGGTGACGCGAAATGCGGCGATCGCGTTGAACGGTTCAGTCTCGGTGTCGGCGGACCATGCGGAGGCCGGCGTTCGCTACGTCGGTGGCGTGATGGGCCCCGAGCCTGAGGAGACCACCAAGTCGCCGGTGACTCCGCCGACCGGAGCTTCGGGCGATGAACCGCTGCTCGTCGGGTTTGATAATCTGGCGCTGGGCCAGTTGGATGCGGAAGTCTATCTGTCGAGCCTGGGCCTGAGTGTTCTTGACGTCTATCCGATGGTTGGTTCGGCGTTGGTGCAGGCGCCGCGGGTGTCGCTGCTCGGCGAGGCGGATGGCGTGTCGTGGGTCGACGATCCGGCGATCCGGTACGTCGAACCGGATGGCGCGTTGCGTCTGCATCAGACCTTAGCCAGTGATCCGTACTTTGGTTCGCTCTGGGGTCTGCACAACACGGGTCAGTCGTTTGGCACCCATGACGCGGACATCGATGCGCCGGAGGCGTGGTCGGTCTTCACCGGGACCTCGGATGTGGTTGTTGCGATCATCGACAGCGGCATTGACTACAACCACCCCGACCTCGCGGACAACATGTGGCGTAACCCGGGTGAGATCCCCGGCAACGGCATCGACGACGACAACAATGGCTATGTCGATGATGTATACGGTATCGACGCCGCGAACAACGACAGCGACCCGATGGATGACAACAGCCACGGCACACACGTGGCGGGGACGATCGGTGCCGTCGGCAACAACGGCATCGGGATCACGGGTGTGAACTGGGATGTCGAGATGATGGCGCTCAAGTTCCTTGACCGTTATGGCGACGGGAACAACTCAGACGTCATCGAGTTGATCGACTACATGGTCGACATGAAGCTCAATCATGGCATCAACATCGTGGCGTCCAACAACTCGTGGGGCGGGTCGCTCTACTCCTCCGCCTTGATGGACGCGATCGAGGCCAGCAACGACGCGGGCATTTTGTTTGTGGCCTCGTCGGGCAACGATCGTGTCAACACAGACATCAGCGGCCGGTATCCGCATGGCTATAACCTTCCTGGCATTCTTGCGGTCGGCTCGACCGATCGCAATGACCGCCTGTCGTCGTTCTCGAATTATGGCGTGCAGACGGTTGATATCGCGGCGCCCGGGACCGACATCTACAGCACCGTGCCCGGCGGTTCGTATGGGTACAAGAGCGGCACGTCGATGGCTTCGCCGCACGTGACGGGCGCAGCGGCCATGCTGATGGCCGCTAACCCTAACGCGAGCATCTTCGAGATCAAGCAGCTCCTGATGGATACGGCGGATTCGGTTTCCGAACTCACGGGCAAGATCGCCAATGCGGGTCGGTTGAATCTCAACACGGCGATCCAGACCATCGGCCTGCACACCGAGGAACTGGATACTTACACCCTCTACATGGACCCGGGCGACACGATTCGTGTTTCCACCCTGACACCCGGCGACGAGGTGGGGCCGCTGGTCAACCACCTGGACCCGATGATCGAGATCCGTGACGCAGCGAACGAATTGCTTGCCTTCGACGACAACTCGGCGGCCGACGGTCGGAATGCGGAACTGGTCTATCGTGCTGAGGGTGCCGGGACCATGACCGTTGTGGTGAAGGCTGCCGAGGGTACCGAGGGGATCTATCTGCTCGACCTGTCGGTTGAGCGTGCGGCGGAGGTCGTCAACACGGAGCTGTTCTACAACAACTCATCGTTTGACCAGAACGACCCTGAGCTGAACGAGGCTGACCTCGAGGCGATCGCGGAGGACAAGTATCCGCTGAAGCCGGGATCTGAGGCCCGCTTTACCAACTACACGAGTTACGACCGCGGCATCAACGGTCTGATGATCGACATCAGCAACCTCAAGTCGCTGCCGACGCTGAGCGACTTCGTCTTCATGACCGGCCGGTCGCAGGACGCTTCTGAATGGACTGAGGCGCCGTTGCCGACGGCGATGCTCGTATCGGAGGGTATCGGGCGTTACGACAGCGACCGCATCAGTTTCTCGTGGGAGGACGGTGCGATCACGAACACGTGGCTGCGGGTCCGAGCGTTGTCGGATGACAACGGTGGTTCGCTGGGGCTCGGCGAGGACGCGGTCTTCTACTACGGCAACGTCATCGGCGAGAGCGGGAACCGAGCTGACACGGTGGTCGATATCTTCGACATGCTCGCGCCGCTGCGGCGTATCGAATCCGGTGGGCGTGGCTCCACCCCCAACACCATGCCCGTCGAAGTCACGCACCCGTTCGACTACAACCGGGATCAGGTCCTCGACGAGAAGGATATGGCGATCGCGCGTGGCCACGGCAGCACGATCGCCAACGCGTTGCCGTTGATGCGGGCACCGGACTCGATTGGCAGCACGATCAGCGCCGCTCCGCCGGTGAAACTCAACACGCGTTACTACTACCGGTCGTTCGTCTACCCGCTGGCTCAGCGGCCGGATACCGGCGGTGTCGCGGTGCCCCGCTACACGCTCTTGGTGACGCGTGACGGCATCAGGATGGTGAGTGAGGATCCGGCGGCGAAGAAGGGGGATCCCGGGCGTGTGTCGGCTACTCCGTCGCTGCCTCAGGCTCAGCGTGTTGCCTATCAGCAGCAGCCGATGTCGGCACTCAGGCAGCAGCAGTTGGTACAGCAGTAG